A DNA window from Selenomonas sp. oral taxon 126 contains the following coding sequences:
- the argH gene encoding argininosuccinate lyase, which yields MSEKLWGGRFSKTTDEMINEFQASIAFDRRMYREDIAGSLAHAAMLAKVGILSEEERAAIDNGLREILAQIESGAFEFSVELEDIHMNIEKRLTDAIGDAGSRLHTARSRNDQVALDTHMFVRRSVVEALGHIAELQHALVESANANKDVIMPGYTHLQRAQPILFAHHLMAYFGMLTRDFERFQGVYARTDIMPLGAGALAGTTLPIDRAFVAKKLNFERIYTNSLDAVSDRDYILEFLSAASILMVHLSRLSEEIILWCSREFSFVELDDAHCTGSSMMPQKKNPDVSELVRGKTGRVVGHLMAMLTAVKGLPLAYNKDLQEDKEGLFDAIDTVNFSLAVYAQLIRGMKVRADVMRHAVEADFSNATDLADYLVRKGMPFRQAHSVSGKAVALCIERGIWLMELPLADYQKLSNLFADDVYEAIRPETCVAGRNSYGGTSYEQAEMQLTAAEELMAEERLIVSALEQRQEIL from the coding sequence ATGAGCGAAAAGCTCTGGGGCGGACGCTTCTCCAAGACGACGGACGAGATGATCAACGAGTTTCAGGCGTCCATCGCATTCGACCGTCGGATGTACCGCGAGGATATTGCGGGGTCGCTTGCACACGCAGCCATGCTCGCAAAGGTTGGAATCCTCTCGGAGGAAGAGCGCGCGGCAATCGATAATGGGCTGCGTGAGATTCTCGCGCAGATCGAGAGCGGCGCATTTGAATTCAGCGTGGAGCTCGAAGATATTCATATGAATATCGAAAAGCGCCTGACCGATGCGATTGGAGATGCGGGCAGCCGTCTGCACACGGCGCGCAGCCGCAACGATCAGGTGGCGCTCGATACCCATATGTTTGTGCGTCGCTCTGTCGTGGAGGCGCTCGGTCATATTGCCGAGCTCCAACACGCGCTTGTCGAATCAGCGAACGCAAATAAGGATGTCATCATGCCGGGCTATACGCATCTGCAGCGCGCCCAGCCCATCCTCTTTGCACATCATCTTATGGCATACTTCGGTATGCTCACGCGTGATTTCGAGCGCTTTCAAGGCGTCTATGCGCGGACGGACATCATGCCGCTCGGTGCGGGGGCGCTTGCAGGCACGACACTGCCGATTGACCGTGCGTTTGTCGCGAAGAAGCTGAACTTTGAGCGCATCTATACAAACAGTCTGGATGCGGTCAGCGACCGTGACTACATCCTCGAATTCCTCTCGGCGGCATCCATCCTCATGGTGCATCTCTCGCGCCTCTCGGAGGAGATCATCCTCTGGTGCTCGCGTGAGTTCTCGTTCGTCGAGTTGGATGACGCGCACTGCACAGGCTCGTCCATGATGCCGCAGAAGAAGAACCCCGATGTCTCCGAACTCGTGCGCGGCAAGACGGGGCGCGTGGTCGGTCATCTCATGGCGATGCTCACGGCAGTCAAGGGACTCCCGCTTGCGTACAACAAGGATTTGCAGGAGGACAAGGAGGGGCTGTTCGATGCCATCGACACGGTGAACTTCAGCCTTGCCGTCTATGCGCAGCTGATTCGTGGGATGAAGGTGCGCGCGGATGTCATGCGCCACGCTGTCGAGGCGGATTTCTCGAATGCAACGGATCTTGCGGACTACCTCGTGCGTAAGGGGATGCCCTTCCGTCAGGCGCATAGCGTCTCGGGGAAAGCGGTCGCGCTCTGCATTGAGCGCGGCATTTGGCTCATGGAACTTCCGCTTGCGGACTACCAGAAACTGTCGAACCTCTTTGCCGACGATGTCTATGAGGCAATCCGCCCCGAAACCTGCGTTGCCGGTCGGAACTCCTATGGCGGTACTTCGTATGAACAGGCGGAGATGCAGCTCACTGCGGCAGAGGAACTGATGGCGGAGGAGCGGCTCATTGTATCTGCATTGGAGCAGCGGCAGGAAATCCTTTGA
- a CDS encoding reverse transcriptase domain-containing protein yields MRYADDIILLAKSRRAAQRILTKSTDYLEGNLKLKVNQEKSRTVSVFATKQFKYLGFALGKNGSGVYVRVHPQAWKKMKAKLKELASRRRVQKLPTSLGKIKV; encoded by the coding sequence TTGCGGTATGCGGACGACATCATCCTGCTCGCCAAGAGCAGGCGAGCCGCACAGCGAATCCTGACCAAGAGCACAGACTATCTTGAGGGAAACCTGAAACTGAAAGTCAACCAAGAGAAAAGCAGAACGGTCAGTGTGTTCGCAACGAAGCAATTCAAGTATCTCGGATTCGCGCTGGGGAAAAACGGAAGCGGCGTATATGTACGAGTCCACCCGCAAGCGTGGAAGAAGATGAAAGCCAAGCTCAAAGAACTGGCGTCTCGGAGGAGGGTGCAGAAACTGCCGACATCTCTGGGCAAGATAAAAGTATAG
- a CDS encoding group II intron maturase-specific domain-containing protein, whose protein sequence is MRGGLNYYGIANMEHRIEELNKWLYHRVRMCIWKQWKKPRMKIRNLCKLGVPFATAYKAGNCRRGCWWTSNTVAVKMAMTKERLIRFGFYDLAEAYQSVHATY, encoded by the coding sequence ATGCGAGGGGGGCTGAACTACTACGGGATAGCGAACATGGAGCATCGCATAGAGGAATTGAACAAATGGCTGTACCATCGCGTAAGGATGTGTATCTGGAAGCAATGGAAGAAGCCGAGGATGAAGATACGGAATCTATGCAAGTTGGGAGTACCCTTTGCAACAGCCTACAAAGCAGGAAACTGCCGGAGAGGTTGTTGGTGGACAAGCAACACGGTAGCGGTCAAGATGGCGATGACAAAAGAAAGACTGATACGCTTCGGCTTTTATGACTTAGCCGAGGCATATCAGTCTGTACACGCAACCTATTGA